The genome window AGCGCACGAGCGACTCCCTTCGTAGTCCCGAAGAGCTTGCCGCAGAGGAGCTCGACGCGGCTCTCCATTCCCCTCCTCCCGCTTCGCCTGCTTTTTCCTCATCGACCCCACGCTCTCCCCAGAAAGCGACCTCGCCAGCTGCAGAAACCGATCCGCTCTACTACCACTATCGTCTGCTCGGTCTGCAGCCCGGTGCCGATCTAACGGCCGTGCAAGCGGCCTATAAACGCTACGCCGAACGCGCCAACCCAGCTCGCTTTCCTCCCGGCTCGCCAGAAGAGGCCATTGCACGCGACCTCCGTAAAAAGCTCGACCTCTCCTACAAAACCCTTTGTGAAGCTCTCGATCCCACCTTGCGTCGTTTCGAGCTGCTTGAGTTCGATACCTCCTCAGCTCCCCAAAAAGAAGAAAATTCCTGAAAGGAGAGCGCAACTACCATGGCGCGACCTGCTAAACTGACCGAAGCGCAGATTCAACAGGCTCTTGCGGAGTTACCTGAGTGGCGCTATCAAGACGATAAGTTACAGCGCACCTTCAAATTTACCGATTTCTCTCAGGCCTGGGGGTTCATGAGCCGCGTGGCCCTTATGGCCGAAAAAATGGACCACCACCCCGACTGGTCTAACGTTTACAACACCGTGAATGTGGCGCTCAGCACCCATGATGCCGGAGGTGTCACCGAACTTGACCTCCAGCTGGCTCGCCACATGAATCGCTTCTATGCGGAACGAGGCTAAGAACCATGCAACTGCCGATCTACCTCGACCATGCTGCCACAA of Chthonomonas calidirosea T49 contains these proteins:
- a CDS encoding 4a-hydroxytetrahydrobiopterin dehydratase codes for the protein MARPAKLTEAQIQQALAELPEWRYQDDKLQRTFKFTDFSQAWGFMSRVALMAEKMDHHPDWSNVYNTVNVALSTHDAGGVTELDLQLARHMNRFYAERG